One Methanocaldococcus infernus ME DNA segment encodes these proteins:
- a CDS encoding ATP-binding protein has translation MFVNREEALLKKLYESDKKEVLILYGRRRVGKTELIKQFMKTIGSIF, from the coding sequence ATGTTTGTAAATAGAGAAGAAGCTCTATTAAAAAAGCTTTATGAGTCAGATAAAAAAGAGGTTTTGATCTTATATGGTAGAAGAAGAGTAGGAAAGACTGAGCTTATAAAACAGTTTATGAAAACTATTGGTTCAATTTTTTAG
- the spcS gene encoding O-phosphoseryl-tRNA(Sec) selenium transferase, translating to MNFSNFIPEHMERRGKIVLEENLRIIERVLEQRSVPEEGIKEELIELLLTKLSLMDTDKDPRAIRIGEREARVWSKLQERSVFYFNHGVGRSGNLIDPQPKAPGASIMYKLTNQLLTSFLKKLGLKVKAFATPVATGLSLSLCLSALRRKYGIREVIYPFAGHKSPIKAISLAGLRMRLVETKIFGDTVKAPVEDIEKAIKKDRCAVLSTLTFFPPREEDLVEIAKLCEEEGVPHIVNGAYAIQNNFYLDKLKKALKYRVDAIVSSTDKNLFTPIGGGIIYSKDEKFLKEISLSYPGRASANPIVNTLISLLAIGFKRYKELMKEQKESKELLDKLLTELAEEKNEKLLEVKNPIASAITTKKDPIELAGKLYNLRVTGPRGVRKDDKFGTSYLGVYKYNYIVINASIGVRRDDIYKVVEKLREVI from the coding sequence ATGAACTTTTCTAATTTTATCCCTGAGCACATGGAGAGAAGAGGGAAGATAGTCTTAGAGGAAAATTTAAGGATAATAGAAAGAGTTTTAGAACAAAGATCTGTCCCTGAGGAAGGGATTAAAGAAGAGCTAATAGAGTTGTTATTAACCAAGCTCTCTTTAATGGACACTGATAAAGACCCAAGGGCTATAAGGATAGGGGAGAGAGAAGCAAGAGTTTGGAGCAAGTTACAGGAGAGAAGTGTCTTCTATTTTAACCATGGAGTAGGAAGAAGTGGGAATTTAATAGACCCTCAACCTAAGGCTCCAGGAGCAAGTATTATGTATAAGCTAACTAACCAACTTTTAACAAGCTTTTTAAAAAAACTTGGCTTGAAGGTTAAAGCCTTTGCCACACCTGTAGCCACTGGCTTGTCCCTCTCTTTATGCCTCTCAGCTCTGAGAAGGAAGTATGGGATTAGAGAAGTTATTTACCCATTTGCAGGGCATAAGAGTCCAATTAAGGCCATTTCCTTAGCTGGCTTAAGGATGAGGTTAGTAGAAACTAAGATATTTGGAGACACTGTTAAGGCTCCAGTTGAAGATATAGAGAAAGCTATAAAAAAGGATAGATGTGCTGTTCTCTCTACCTTAACTTTTTTCCCACCAAGGGAAGAGGATTTAGTTGAGATTGCTAAGCTTTGTGAAGAGGAAGGAGTTCCTCATATAGTAAATGGAGCCTATGCTATACAAAATAACTTTTATTTAGATAAGTTGAAGAAAGCCTTGAAATATAGAGTTGATGCTATAGTAAGCTCAACAGATAAGAATCTATTCACACCAATAGGAGGAGGAATTATCTATAGTAAGGATGAGAAATTTTTGAAGGAAATTTCTCTATCCTATCCTGGAAGAGCTTCAGCCAACCCTATAGTAAATACTTTAATCTCTCTATTAGCAATTGGCTTTAAGAGATATAAAGAATTAATGAAAGAGCAGAAGGAGAGTAAAGAGCTCTTGGATAAGCTTTTAACTGAGCTTGCTGAGGAAAAAAATGAAAAGCTTTTAGAGGTTAAGAATCCTATAGCTTCAGCCATCACTACAAAAAAAGATCCTATAGAGCTTGCTGGAAAGCTTTACAACTTAAGGGTTACAGGCCCAAGGGGAGTTAGAAAGGATGACAAGTTTGGGACAAGTTACTTAGGAGTTTATAAGTATAACTATATTGTTATTAATGCTTCCATTGGAGTTAGGAGAGATGATATTTATAAGGTTGTGGAGAAGCTTAGGGAGGTTATTTGA
- a CDS encoding sugar phosphate isomerase/epimerase family protein has translation MLGVCVRIKNTNLIEKFKQFELIDWGLHFCPYNKKMENIIGFHAPIVDLGDPNSKALSVLKHIVDIISDHDYLTLHITNGKDPNIDVLISNLSELVDYARKKDVKICIENLRTGFSSNPNNLIEIADVTGCLITYDIGHVDYENRVKYIEIFSDKIYNVHVYELEIPKIGHVAPKNLEKLRPTLDKLLDVGCDFWLIELMDIEEIIRTKKLCEEYLKEHR, from the coding sequence TTGCTTGGGGTGTGTGTTAGAATTAAAAACACGAATCTCATTGAAAAATTTAAACAATTTGAACTCATAGATTGGGGCTTACATTTCTGCCCATACAATAAAAAAATGGAAAATATCATTGGTTTTCACGCCCCAATCGTAGATTTAGGAGATCCAAATAGCAAAGCTCTAAGCGTTTTAAAACATATTGTTGATATAATTTCAGATCATGACTACTTAACACTTCATATAACCAATGGGAAAGACCCAAATATTGATGTTTTAATTTCCAACTTATCTGAATTAGTTGATTATGCAAGAAAAAAGGATGTAAAGATTTGCATTGAAAATTTAAGAACTGGATTTTCATCAAATCCGAATAATTTAATTGAGATAGCTGACGTTACTGGCTGCTTAATAACTTACGATATTGGACATGTTGATTATGAGAACAGAGTTAAATATATAGAGATATTTTCAGATAAGATATATAATGTCCATGTTTATGAATTAGAGATTCCAAAGATTGGACATGTTGCCCCAAAAAATCTTGAAAAACTAAGGCCAACATTAGACAAACTTTTGGATGTTGGTTGTGATTTCTGGCTTATTGAACTGATGGATATTGAGGAAATAATAAGGACTAAAAAGCTGTGTGAGGAATATCTAAAGGAACATAGGTGA
- a CDS encoding HAD hydrolase family protein, with product MIIILDLNGTIATDGVIKDSTKKRIKELRKYHEIFILSADTFGTLKDIENELGIKGIKVDKEKYGSEKIAKNEILKEIRKKYKNEKIIAFGNGANDELLLKNADLGICVLGDEGTWTKTLLNSDIVVKNIDDGLDLILKEKRLKATIRE from the coding sequence ATGATAATTATATTAGACCTAAACGGAACAATAGCAACAGATGGAGTTATAAAGGACTCGACAAAAAAGCGAATAAAAGAACTAAGAAAATATCATGAAATTTTTATCCTCTCCGCAGATACCTTTGGAACATTAAAAGATATAGAAAATGAGCTTGGTATTAAGGGAATTAAAGTTGATAAAGAAAAGTATGGAAGTGAAAAAATAGCAAAAAATGAAATCTTGAAAGAAATTAGGAAAAAATACAAAAATGAAAAAATCATTGCCTTTGGAAATGGGGCGAATGACGAACTATTATTAAAAAATGCTGATTTGGGAATATGTGTCTTGGGAGATGAAGGAACTTGGACAAAAACACTTTTAAACTCTGATATTGTTGTTAAAAATATTGATGACGGCTTAGATTTAATTTTAAAGGAAAAAAGATTAAAGGCAACGATAAGGGAATAA
- a CDS encoding manganese-dependent inorganic pyrophosphatase, with protein sequence MRFVVGHKNPDTDSIVSSIVLAYFLDCYPAKLGKINPETEFVLRKFGVMEPETIESAKNKEIILVDHSERSQSLDDLDEGKLIAIIDHHKVGLTTSEPIIYYAKPVGSTATVIAELYFKKALDLIGGKNKELTPDLAGLLLSAILSDTVLFKSPTTTELDKEMAKKLAEIAGVKDIESLGLEILKAKSVVSKMEPEEIIKMDFKDFNFNGKKVGIGQVEIIDISEIEDKKKRIKELLEEKLKSEGYDLILFMITDIMKEGSEILVIGNKEMFEKAFNVKLENNSIFLPGVMSRKKQVVPPLERAYQ encoded by the coding sequence ATGAGGTTTGTGGTTGGACACAAAAATCCAGATACAGATAGTATAGTATCTTCTATAGTCTTAGCCTATTTCTTAGACTGTTATCCAGCTAAGTTAGGGAAGATAAACCCAGAAACAGAGTTTGTTTTAAGAAAATTTGGAGTTATGGAGCCTGAAACTATTGAGAGTGCCAAAAATAAAGAAATTATTTTAGTTGACCACTCAGAAAGGAGCCAGAGCTTAGATGATTTAGATGAAGGGAAGTTAATAGCTATTATTGACCATCATAAAGTTGGTTTAACAACCTCTGAGCCAATTATATACTATGCTAAGCCTGTAGGAAGTACAGCAACAGTTATAGCTGAGCTTTACTTTAAGAAAGCTCTTGACTTAATAGGAGGAAAGAATAAGGAGCTAACTCCTGACTTAGCTGGCTTACTGTTAAGTGCTATCCTCTCTGATACTGTTCTCTTCAAATCTCCAACAACTACAGAGTTAGACAAGGAGATGGCTAAAAAATTAGCTGAGATAGCTGGAGTTAAGGACATTGAAAGCTTAGGTTTAGAAATCTTAAAGGCTAAATCAGTAGTTAGTAAGATGGAGCCAGAGGAAATTATTAAGATGGACTTCAAGGACTTTAACTTCAATGGTAAGAAGGTTGGAATAGGGCAAGTTGAAATTATAGATATAAGTGAAATAGAGGATAAGAAGAAGAGAATTAAAGAGTTGTTGGAAGAGAAGCTAAAGAGTGAAGGTTATGATCTTATCTTGTTTATGATCACTGACATCATGAAGGAAGGTAGTGAAATTTTGGTTATAGGAAATAAGGAGATGTTTGAGAAGGCATTTAATGTTAAGTTAGAAAACAACTCTATCTTCTTACCAGGAGTTATGTCAAGGAAGAAACAAGTTGTTCCTCCTTTAGAGAGAGCTTATCAGTGA
- a CDS encoding radical SAM protein: MFFLGETAHISGLCHSIVRGELYNTCPLSCRYCYAKWYREEKEGENKKIFKLINLLKDIDLPITPVRFSTLSDPLLKPRFFNKVIKLILKYEIPIIINTKLYRREVIGTLKELSDLCVLQVSIPSLTQVEELEKVPVEDRFKLIEELSDYLPIAVRLQPFIPGISDKELENFFKRIELANLLIVEFLRVPEEELSFYKKFEPSVSWEKYLPKANLLTPSLSYKIKILTKVRELCNDYEIKLTTCKEGLFNFHDNIDCCGFEFLKVPYKRRATLYDAYALLKEKKRVEIEEFFKYCEKRFLSGKTLEEYPKWYAKPFIKHEKRLRKLLMSEVLNYLTPLIKVENSHLTLSSFSPIF; encoded by the coding sequence ATGTTCTTCCTTGGAGAAACTGCTCACATCTCTGGTTTGTGTCATAGTATAGTTAGAGGAGAACTTTATAACACTTGCCCCCTATCCTGTAGATATTGTTATGCTAAGTGGTATAGAGAGGAAAAAGAAGGAGAGAATAAAAAGATTTTTAAATTAATCAATTTACTGAAGGATATTGATTTACCAATAACTCCAGTTAGATTTTCAACCCTCTCAGACCCTCTTTTAAAACCAAGATTTTTTAATAAGGTTATAAAGCTCATCTTGAAGTATGAGATTCCAATTATAATAAATACAAAGCTCTATAGAAGAGAGGTAATAGGTACTTTAAAAGAGCTCTCAGATCTCTGTGTCTTACAAGTTAGTATCCCTTCCCTAACCCAAGTAGAGGAGTTAGAGAAAGTTCCAGTAGAGGATAGATTTAAATTGATAGAAGAGCTTTCTGATTATCTACCAATAGCTGTTAGGCTACAGCCCTTTATCCCAGGAATTAGTGATAAAGAGTTAGAGAACTTTTTTAAGAGGATTGAGTTAGCTAATCTATTAATAGTAGAATTTTTAAGGGTTCCTGAAGAAGAGCTAAGTTTTTATAAAAAGTTTGAGCCAAGTGTTAGCTGGGAAAAATATTTACCTAAGGCTAACTTATTAACCCCTTCACTAAGCTACAAGATAAAAATTTTAACTAAAGTTAGAGAGCTTTGTAATGACTATGAAATAAAGCTAACAACCTGTAAAGAGGGATTATTTAACTTTCATGATAATATAGATTGCTGTGGCTTTGAATTTCTAAAAGTTCCCTATAAGAGGAGAGCTACATTATATGATGCTTATGCCCTACTTAAGGAAAAGAAGAGAGTTGAGATAGAGGAGTTTTTCAAATATTGTGAAAAAAGATTTTTGTCTGGGAAAACCTTGGAGGAATATCCTAAGTGGTATGCTAAGCCATTTATAAAGCATGAGAAGAGGTTAAGAAAGCTGTTAATGTCAGAAGTATTAAATTATTTAACTCCACTAATTAAGGTTGAAAACTCTCATCTAACATTAAGTTCCTTCTCTCCAATCTTCTAA
- a CDS encoding tetratricopeptide repeat protein encodes MDVRKYYEKGLKYYNEGRYEKAIECFDKAIKLDPNNPAAWYYKADSLYKLERYEKAIECFDKAIKLDPNNPAAWYYKADSLYKLERYEKAIECFDKAIKLDPNNPAAWYYKADSLYKLERYEKAIECFDKAIKLDPNNPAAWYYKGIILAKLGKHEEESKKYEKALDKYKEAIECFKKVLEIDPNFYSPLIYIFKYLKQRLYSKEKIDEDIFTKIFGLLCKIQLYIIDLKKELIVSDKGVIYHYTKPTVVKNLLNGSYFRLYNVSYMNDPEEGKTLLRIIVNKNLKNLKDIYEIKNEQDVQNFKEDMEFQVFIGSFVVEGDNLFLWRTYGKDENNEEAKGVCIGIKKDFFDYEHDYSEVYKNIIISKNIEFERNIKDIYCLYYVIYEDENNKDERFKKLLKTLEDIDKLVGSLKDLIGKDPEIYETVKIIVRAILDEIRYLVKSKYYKEEKECRVVKVYNLKFHKDKIKLDETHTPPKLYVEIEKDLRDYIEDITLGPRLDNKEHWELYFEYLKNINPEKYEKIELRYSKCNFK; translated from the coding sequence ATGGATGTAAGAAAATATTATGAAAAAGGTTTAAAATACTATAATGAAGGAAGATATGAAAAAGCGATAGAATGTTTTGATAAAGCAATAAAACTCGATCCAAATAATCCAGCCGCTTGGTATTATAAAGCAGATTCGTTATATAAATTAGAGAGATATGAAAAAGCGATAGAATGTTTTGATAAAGCAATAAAACTCGATCCAAATAATCCAGCCGCTTGGTATTATAAAGCAGATTCGTTATATAAATTAGAGAGATATGAAAAAGCGATAGAATGTTTTGATAAAGCAATAAAACTCGATCCAAATAATCCAGCCGCTTGGTATTATAAAGCAGATTCGTTATATAAATTAGAGAGATATGAAAAAGCGATAGAATGTTTTGATAAAGCAATAAAACTCGATCCAAATAATCCAGCCGCTTGGTATTATAAAGGAATTATACTTGCTAAATTAGGTAAACACGAGGAGGAATCAAAAAAATATGAAAAAGCATTAGATAAATATAAAGAAGCAATAGAATGTTTTAAAAAAGTATTAGAAATAGATCCTAACTTTTATAGTCCTTTAATATACATATTTAAATATTTAAAACAAAGATTGTATTCAAAAGAAAAAATTGATGAAGATATATTTACAAAAATTTTTGGATTGTTATGTAAAATACAACTTTATATTATAGATCTTAAAAAAGAGTTAATTGTTTCAGATAAAGGAGTAATTTACCACTATACTAAACCTACAGTTGTAAAAAATCTTTTAAATGGTTCTTACTTTAGATTATACAATGTATCTTATATGAATGATCCAGAAGAAGGTAAAACACTTTTAAGAATAATTGTTAATAAAAATTTAAAAAACTTAAAAGATATTTATGAAATTAAAAATGAACAAGATGTGCAAAATTTTAAGGAAGATATGGAGTTTCAAGTATTTATCGGAAGTTTTGTAGTCGAGGGAGATAATTTATTCTTATGGAGAACTTATGGAAAAGATGAGAATAACGAAGAAGCTAAAGGAGTTTGTATAGGCATAAAAAAAGATTTTTTTGATTATGAACATGACTATTCCGAAGTTTATAAAAATATTATAATTTCTAAAAATATTGAGTTTGAAAGAAATATTAAAGATATATATTGTCTATATTATGTAATCTATGAAGATGAAAACAATAAAGATGAAAGATTTAAAAAGTTATTAAAAACCTTAGAAGACATAGATAAGTTAGTAGGGTCATTAAAAGATCTTATTGGTAAAGACCCAGAAATCTATGAAACGGTAAAGATAATTGTAAGAGCTATATTAGATGAAATTAGATACTTAGTAAAATCCAAATATTACAAAGAAGAGAAAGAATGTAGAGTTGTAAAGGTTTATAACTTAAAATTCCATAAGGATAAAATAAAATTAGATGAAACTCATACTCCACCAAAGCTATATGTTGAAATAGAAAAGGATTTAAGGGACTACATTGAAGATATCACTCTTGGGCCAAGATTGGATAACAAAGAACATTGGGAATTATACTTTGAATATCTCAAAAATATAAATCCTGAAAAATATGAAAAAATAGAACTCAGATATTCAAAATGTAACTTCAAATAA
- the leuB gene encoding bifunctional 3-isopropylmalate/3-methylmalate dehydrogenase, with the protein MAHKICVIEGDGIGKEVVPATIKVLEATGLDFEFIYAEAGDEVYKRTGKALPEETIEKALESEAVLFGAAGETAADVIVKLRHILDTYANVRPVKSYKGVKCLRDDIDYVIVRENTEGLYKGIEAEIDEGITTATRVITEKASERIFKFAFELARERKKEGKEGKVTCAHKANVLKVTDGLFKRVFYKVAQEYKDIKVEDYYIDAMNMYIITKPHVFDVVVTSNLFGDILSDGAAGTVGGLGLAPSANIGDEHGLFEPVHGSAPDIAGKGIANPTATILSAVLMLKYLGEHETANRIEKALEEVLALGLTTPDLGGNLKTFEMAEEIIKRL; encoded by the coding sequence ATGGCTCATAAGATATGTGTCATTGAGGGAGATGGGATAGGGAAAGAAGTGGTTCCTGCAACAATAAAGGTTTTAGAAGCTACTGGCTTAGATTTTGAATTCATCTATGCTGAAGCTGGAGATGAGGTTTATAAAAGAACTGGGAAGGCTCTTCCAGAGGAAACCATAGAGAAAGCTTTAGAAAGTGAAGCTGTTCTCTTTGGAGCTGCTGGAGAAACAGCTGCTGATGTTATAGTTAAGCTTAGACACATCTTAGATACATATGCCAATGTTAGGCCAGTTAAATCCTATAAAGGGGTTAAGTGCTTAAGGGATGATATAGACTATGTAATTGTGAGGGAGAATACAGAAGGACTTTATAAGGGAATAGAGGCAGAGATTGATGAGGGAATAACAACAGCTACAAGAGTAATAACAGAGAAAGCCTCTGAGAGAATATTTAAGTTTGCCTTTGAATTAGCAAGAGAGAGAAAAAAGGAAGGGAAAGAGGGAAAAGTGACTTGTGCCCATAAAGCCAATGTTCTAAAGGTTACTGATGGTTTATTTAAAAGAGTCTTTTATAAAGTAGCTCAAGAATATAAGGACATAAAGGTAGAAGACTACTATATAGATGCTATGAACATGTATATCATAACAAAGCCTCATGTGTTTGATGTTGTTGTTACCTCTAACCTATTTGGAGACATCTTATCAGATGGAGCTGCTGGAACTGTTGGAGGACTTGGCTTAGCTCCTTCAGCCAATATAGGGGATGAGCATGGGCTATTTGAGCCTGTCCATGGCTCAGCTCCAGACATAGCTGGAAAGGGAATAGCTAACCCAACAGCAACTATATTAAGTGCTGTCCTTATGCTAAAATATCTTGGAGAGCATGAGACAGCTAATAGAATAGAGAAGGCTTTAGAAGAAGTTTTAGCCCTTGGACTAACAACTCCAGACTTAGGAGGGAATTTAAAAACCTTTGAGATGGCTGAAGAAATTATAAAAAGGTTATAA
- the ahcY gene encoding adenosylhomocysteinase encodes MYKVKDINLWKEGERKIEWAKEHMPVLSLIRERFKEEKPFKGLTIGMALHLEAKTAVLAETLMEGGAKIAITGCNPLSTQDDVAAACAKKGMHVYAWRGETREEYYENLNRVLDHEPDIIIDDGCDLIFLVHTKRTELIEKIRGACEETTTGIIRLKAMEKEGALKFPVMDVNDAYTKYLFDNRYGTGQSALDGIIRATNLLIAGKTVVVAGYGWCGRGVAMRAKGLGAEVIVTEVNPIRALEARMDGFRVMKMEEAVKYGDIFITTTGCKDVIRKEHMVKMKDKAILANAGHFDNEINKRDLEELAEKIKEVRNGVREYKLRDGKKLYLLGDGRLVNLVCADGHPCEVMDMSFSNQALAAEYIKEHYKELEPRVYRIPYEQDLMIAKLKLRSMGIEIDELTEEQKKYLEDWREGT; translated from the coding sequence ATGTATAAGGTTAAAGACATAAACCTCTGGAAAGAGGGAGAGAGAAAGATAGAGTGGGCTAAGGAGCATATGCCTGTTCTCTCACTAATAAGAGAGAGGTTTAAGGAAGAGAAGCCTTTTAAAGGATTAACCATTGGAATGGCTTTACACCTTGAGGCTAAGACAGCTGTTTTAGCAGAGACTTTAATGGAAGGTGGGGCAAAGATAGCTATAACTGGCTGTAACCCTCTCTCTACTCAAGATGATGTAGCAGCTGCATGTGCTAAGAAGGGAATGCATGTTTATGCATGGAGAGGAGAGACAAGAGAAGAGTATTATGAAAACTTAAATAGAGTTTTAGACCATGAGCCAGACATTATAATAGATGATGGCTGTGATCTCATCTTTTTAGTCCATACTAAAAGGACAGAGCTTATAGAGAAGATAAGAGGAGCCTGTGAAGAAACAACAACAGGAATTATAAGGTTAAAGGCCATGGAAAAAGAAGGAGCTTTAAAGTTCCCTGTGATGGATGTGAATGATGCCTATACAAAATATTTATTTGATAATAGATATGGGACAGGACAGAGTGCCTTAGATGGGATAATAAGAGCTACAAATTTACTAATTGCTGGTAAAACTGTTGTTGTTGCTGGCTATGGTTGGTGTGGTAGAGGAGTAGCCATGAGAGCTAAAGGCTTGGGAGCAGAGGTTATAGTTACTGAAGTTAATCCAATAAGAGCCTTAGAGGCAAGGATGGATGGATTTAGAGTTATGAAGATGGAAGAGGCTGTTAAGTATGGAGACATCTTTATAACAACAACTGGCTGTAAGGATGTGATTAGAAAAGAGCATATGGTAAAGATGAAGGATAAGGCTATCTTAGCAAATGCTGGCCACTTTGATAATGAGATAAATAAGAGAGATTTGGAAGAGTTGGCTGAAAAAATTAAAGAAGTTAGAAATGGAGTTAGAGAATACAAATTAAGGGATGGTAAAAAACTATATTTATTAGGAGATGGTAGGTTAGTTAACTTAGTCTGTGCTGATGGGCATCCATGTGAAGTTATGGATATGAGTTTCTCTAACCAAGCATTGGCAGCAGAGTATATAAAAGAGCATTATAAAGAGTTGGAGCCAAGGGTTTATAGAATTCCTTATGAGCAAGATTTAATGATAGCTAAGTTAAAGCTAAGGTCTATGGGAATTGAGATAGATGAACTAACAGAAGAGCAGAAAAAGTATTTAGAAGATTGGAGAGAAGGAACTTAA